The following are encoded in a window of Sphingobium sp. AP49 genomic DNA:
- the nadC gene encoding carboxylating nicotinate-nucleotide diphosphorylase: MVHRMNSFTLEAFDLDAFVAATLAEDLGPDGRDVTSEAVIPADAIFDGVMDSRDAVTLAGLPIAVAFFRALDPDVEIELLHQDGDRVAAGTDIMRIRGKARALLTAERSALNTVQHLTGIATMTRTYVDAILGTGATLLDTRKTIPGLRRLEKYATRMGGATNHRMGLWDAAMIKDNHVAVAGSVEEAARRAVAAGIAQIIVEVDRVDQIEPALAAGATHLLLDNMDAATLRGAVTLVGGRVPTEASGGVTLETIRAKAETGVTYISVGRLTQSAPAADIGLDFSHA, from the coding sequence ATGGTACACAGAATGAATAGCTTTACCCTGGAGGCGTTCGACCTCGACGCCTTTGTCGCTGCGACGCTGGCGGAGGATCTGGGGCCGGATGGCCGCGACGTCACCAGCGAGGCGGTGATCCCGGCTGATGCGATCTTCGACGGGGTGATGGACAGCCGCGACGCGGTGACGCTCGCCGGCCTGCCGATCGCGGTCGCCTTCTTCCGCGCGCTCGATCCCGATGTCGAGATCGAGCTGCTGCATCAGGATGGCGACCGGGTGGCGGCGGGGACCGACATCATGCGCATTCGGGGCAAGGCCCGCGCGCTGCTGACGGCCGAGCGTTCGGCGCTCAACACGGTGCAGCATCTGACCGGCATCGCCACCATGACGCGGACCTATGTCGACGCGATCCTGGGCACGGGCGCGACCTTGCTGGATACGCGCAAGACGATCCCCGGCCTGCGCCGGCTGGAGAAATACGCCACCCGCATGGGCGGCGCGACCAATCATCGCATGGGCCTGTGGGATGCGGCGATGATCAAGGATAATCATGTCGCGGTCGCCGGGTCGGTCGAGGAAGCGGCGCGCCGGGCGGTGGCCGCCGGCATCGCCCAGATCATCGTCGAGGTCGACCGGGTCGACCAGATCGAGCCGGCGCTGGCCGCTGGCGCCACCCATTTGCTGCTCGACAATATGGATGCAGCCACGCTGCGCGGCGCCGTCACCCTGGTCGGCGGGCGGGTGCCGACCGAAGCATCGGGCGGCGTCACGCTGGAGACGATCCGCGCCAAGGCGGAGACTGGCGTCACCTATATCAGCGTCGGCCGCCTCACCCAATCTGCCCCTGCCGCCGACATCGGACTGGATTTCTCCCATGCGTAA
- a CDS encoding ribonuclease T2, translated as MRNLIFALVPILTLAAMPGTAFAQAAYCSPPSQPARPEPELPSDKEPKRVLPIGSYTLAISWSPQYCATAKGTGNSVQCGGRNGKFGFTLHGLWPDGYGKEWPQYCRATDLVPRAVIRQNMCATPSAQLIQHEWAKHGTCMATKPELYFNLSRAFYESLRYPDMAALSRRQNLTAGQFAEAFAKANKGMTADMMRVTTTRDNKLSEVWLCMDRALEFTRCPGHQGGVPDSAYVKITPGPIILNPRRPVPPPANPTKRPGLLLDLDPNAQVPTEGK; from the coding sequence ATGCGTAACCTGATTTTCGCTCTCGTCCCCATTCTGACCCTTGCCGCCATGCCGGGCACCGCGTTCGCCCAGGCGGCCTATTGCAGCCCGCCGAGCCAGCCGGCCCGACCCGAACCGGAACTGCCCAGCGACAAGGAGCCCAAGCGCGTCCTGCCGATCGGCAGCTATACGCTGGCGATCAGCTGGTCGCCGCAATATTGCGCGACCGCCAAGGGGACGGGCAACAGCGTCCAGTGCGGCGGGCGCAACGGCAAGTTCGGCTTCACCCTGCATGGCCTGTGGCCCGACGGCTATGGCAAGGAATGGCCGCAATATTGCCGCGCGACCGACCTGGTCCCGCGCGCGGTGATCCGCCAGAATATGTGCGCGACCCCCTCGGCTCAGCTGATCCAGCATGAATGGGCCAAGCATGGCACCTGCATGGCGACCAAGCCGGAGCTGTATTTCAACCTGTCGCGCGCCTTCTATGAATCGCTGCGCTATCCCGACATGGCGGCGCTGTCGCGACGTCAGAACCTGACCGCCGGCCAGTTTGCCGAGGCTTTCGCCAAGGCGAACAAGGGCATGACGGCGGACATGATGCGCGTCACCACCACCCGCGACAACAAGCTGAGCGAAGTGTGGCTGTGCATGGACCGGGCGCTGGAATTCACCCGCTGCCCCGGCCATCAGGGCGGCGTGCCCGACAGCGCCTATGTCAAGATCACGCCCGGGCCGATCATCCTCAATCCGCGCCGCCCGGTGCCGCCGCCGGCCAACCCGACCAAGCGGCCCGGCCTGCTGCTGGACCTGGACCCCAACGCCCAGGTGCCGACCGAAGGCAAGTAA
- a CDS encoding DUF4112 domain-containing protein: MPVSSKQFDELVRDMPGFGRDPASIRRRIEMMEAVLEGLFVIPGTKRRVGLDSLVGLVPVVGDIATAAMGAWIVWEARNLGLSKWQLTRMAANVGVDTLVGAIPFAGDIFDFLYKSNTKNLRIIRKHLDRHHPSTVTIDV; this comes from the coding sequence ATGCCCGTTTCGTCCAAGCAGTTCGATGAGCTTGTCCGTGACATGCCCGGCTTCGGCCGCGACCCGGCCTCGATCCGCCGTCGGATCGAGATGATGGAAGCCGTGCTGGAGGGTCTGTTCGTCATTCCGGGCACGAAGCGCCGGGTCGGCCTCGACAGCCTGGTCGGCCTCGTGCCCGTCGTCGGCGACATCGCGACCGCCGCGATGGGCGCCTGGATCGTGTGGGAAGCCCGCAATCTCGGCCTGTCAAAATGGCAACTGACCCGCATGGCCGCCAATGTCGGCGTCGACACGCTGGTCGGCGCCATTCCCTTTGCCGGCGATATCTTCGACTTTCTCTACAAGTCGAACACCAAGAATCTGCGCATCATCCGCAAGCATCTCGATCGCCACCATCCCTCGACGGTGACGATCGACGTCTGA
- a CDS encoding ABC transporter substrate-binding protein — protein MFAAAPRLRCLSRRAALITGASLGLALSGCSDEGSGPVVVSVIGDRADVAKPLQNLPDPAAKLVLESTAQGLVAFDASGDILPALAQRWIVEDDGRSYIFRLRRAFWANGTRVSAPDVARMLMARIEALRLLDPDGPLDAVQAVVPMTGEVIEIRMAAPRPYVLQMLAQPQMAVLSRDGGTGPYRRRWHDGAMLLTPIDRATGDDADTDDDGTLPAWQTRVLRAERAALAIVRFREKQAALVLGGRFSDLPLLVPAGIDRDAVRVDPVQGLLGLAVTGSGALLDDDGIRAAISMAIDRSQLPRLFPLGGWATSEQIMPGQLDLATPPVQPVWAALSLDERRVQARANVDRWRAGHAGTVPALRIALPPGPGSTMLFGLVARDLRAIGLAAERVGMTDNADLRLVDEVAAYDSALWYLGRIGCARKVHCSAEAEAALQAASLASSPDERAARIAQAEALVQAHNGYIPLGAPVRWSLVSQRLSGFLPSPRGRHPLNHLFRSTN, from the coding sequence ATGTTCGCCGCCGCCCCTCGCCTGCGCTGCCTGTCGCGCCGCGCCGCCCTGATCACCGGGGCAAGCCTTGGCCTGGCGCTGTCCGGCTGTTCCGACGAAGGCAGTGGCCCCGTGGTGGTCAGCGTGATCGGCGATCGCGCCGATGTTGCCAAGCCGCTGCAGAATCTGCCCGATCCGGCAGCCAAGCTGGTGCTGGAATCGACCGCCCAGGGTCTGGTCGCCTTCGATGCCAGTGGCGACATATTGCCCGCCCTGGCCCAGCGCTGGATCGTCGAGGATGACGGGCGCAGCTATATCTTCCGCCTGCGCCGGGCCTTCTGGGCCAACGGTACGCGGGTGAGCGCCCCCGACGTCGCGCGCATGCTGATGGCGCGGATCGAGGCGCTGCGCCTGCTCGACCCCGACGGGCCGCTCGACGCGGTGCAGGCGGTGGTGCCGATGACCGGCGAGGTGATCGAAATCCGCATGGCCGCCCCGCGCCCCTACGTGCTCCAGATGCTGGCCCAGCCGCAGATGGCGGTGCTGTCGCGCGACGGCGGTACCGGCCCCTATCGCCGGCGCTGGCACGATGGGGCCATGCTGCTGACGCCGATCGACCGGGCGACGGGCGACGACGCCGACACGGATGACGACGGCACCCTTCCTGCCTGGCAGACCCGTGTGCTGCGCGCCGAACGCGCGGCGCTGGCGATCGTCCGGTTCCGCGAGAAGCAGGCGGCGCTGGTATTGGGCGGTCGCTTTTCCGATCTGCCATTGCTGGTCCCCGCCGGCATTGATCGCGATGCGGTGCGCGTTGATCCGGTCCAGGGTCTGCTCGGGCTCGCGGTGACGGGCAGCGGCGCCCTGCTGGATGACGACGGCATCCGGGCTGCGATCAGCATGGCGATCGATCGCAGCCAGTTGCCAAGGCTGTTTCCGCTGGGCGGTTGGGCGACCAGCGAACAGATCATGCCGGGTCAGCTCGATCTGGCCACACCGCCGGTACAGCCGGTCTGGGCAGCGCTGTCGCTGGACGAGCGGCGGGTCCAGGCCCGGGCCAATGTCGATCGCTGGCGCGCCGGCCATGCGGGCACGGTGCCGGCGCTGCGCATCGCCCTGCCGCCCGGCCCGGGATCGACCATGTTGTTCGGGCTGGTCGCCCGCGACCTGCGGGCGATCGGCCTGGCCGCTGAACGGGTGGGCATGACCGACAATGCCGATCTGCGCCTGGTGGACGAAGTCGCCGCCTATGACAGCGCGCTTTGGTATCTCGGCCGTATCGGCTGCGCGCGAAAGGTCCATTGCAGCGCCGAAGCGGAGGCCGCGCTCCAGGCCGCCAGCCTCGCCAGTTCACCCGACGAACGCGCCGCCCGCATCGCCCAGGCCGAAGCCCTGGTACAGGCGCATAATGGCTATATCCCGCTTGGCGCGCCCGTCCGCTGGTCGCTGGTGTCGCAACGGCTCAGCGGCTTCCTGCCCTCGCCGCGCGGACGCCACCCATTGAACCATCTGTTCCGCAGCACCAATTAG
- a CDS encoding porin produces MTLRMRLAVGTALATMMLSTPVQAQDNADLQRQIDELKAQVQALTAALVANKSAQPVVSAPTPAAAAESAAPPVALAAVSTAPAAVPPSATAAKSKPWYEKLSLRGYTQMRYNAFLSGDDTAPAGQSRLRSPHDSSISDRGGFSLRRARLVLQGDVSDRVSLYLQSDFATAVNNQAGTERREGFVQLRDAYADVFLDKDKNVRLRFGQSKVPFGWENMQSSSNRLTLDRSDAINSAVPSERDLGIVSYYTPSSVQQIWDRLGHDGQKLFGNYGAFGVGVFNGQGTNRTEQNRGLMKVAFATWPFELDGLGDAFEGQVLEIGGSAMMNDVQPEVRSGGVSTIAYDDDRVGIHAMLYPQPFGIQAEWNWGKGPEYDVASQSIQTKNLSGGYVQTMYRLPTETIGTLIPYGRWQHYRGGWKAGINAPRLETDEIELGVEWQLWKALEFTFAYSWMKRAEADDRRTGRAEGNLIRTQVQWNY; encoded by the coding sequence ATGACGCTCCGAATGCGACTGGCCGTCGGCACCGCGCTGGCGACGATGATGCTATCAACGCCGGTACAGGCGCAGGATAATGCGGACTTGCAACGCCAGATCGACGAACTCAAGGCGCAGGTTCAGGCGCTGACCGCCGCATTGGTCGCCAACAAGAGCGCGCAGCCGGTTGTAAGCGCACCGACGCCCGCAGCCGCAGCGGAATCCGCTGCGCCGCCGGTTGCACTCGCCGCTGTGTCCACCGCACCGGCGGCCGTCCCGCCATCGGCGACCGCGGCAAAGTCCAAGCCCTGGTACGAAAAGCTGTCGCTGCGCGGCTATACCCAGATGCGCTACAACGCCTTCCTGTCGGGCGACGATACCGCGCCCGCCGGCCAGTCCCGTCTGCGTTCCCCCCATGACAGTTCGATCTCCGACCGTGGCGGCTTTTCGCTGCGTCGGGCGCGGCTGGTGCTGCAGGGCGATGTATCCGATCGGGTATCGCTCTATCTCCAGTCCGATTTCGCGACGGCGGTGAACAACCAGGCGGGTACCGAGCGGCGCGAGGGCTTCGTCCAGTTGCGCGACGCCTATGCCGACGTCTTCCTCGACAAGGACAAGAATGTCCGCCTGCGCTTTGGTCAGTCGAAGGTGCCGTTCGGCTGGGAAAATATGCAGTCCTCGTCCAACCGCCTGACGCTCGACCGCAGCGACGCGATCAACAGCGCGGTGCCCAGTGAGCGCGATCTGGGCATCGTCAGCTATTATACCCCGTCGTCGGTGCAGCAGATCTGGGATCGGCTGGGGCATGACGGGCAGAAGCTGTTCGGCAATTATGGCGCGTTCGGCGTCGGCGTCTTCAACGGGCAGGGCACCAACCGGACCGAGCAGAATCGCGGGTTGATGAAGGTTGCCTTTGCGACCTGGCCGTTCGAGCTGGACGGGCTGGGCGATGCCTTTGAGGGGCAGGTGCTGGAAATCGGCGGATCGGCGATGATGAACGATGTGCAGCCCGAAGTGCGCAGCGGCGGCGTCAGCACGATCGCCTATGACGATGATCGTGTCGGCATCCACGCCATGCTCTATCCCCAGCCCTTCGGCATCCAGGCCGAATGGAATTGGGGCAAGGGGCCGGAATATGATGTCGCCAGCCAGTCGATCCAAACCAAGAATCTGAGCGGGGGCTATGTCCAGACCATGTATCGCCTGCCGACCGAGACGATCGGCACGCTGATCCCCTATGGCCGCTGGCAGCATTATCGCGGCGGGTGGAAGGCCGGCATCAACGCGCCGCGTCTGGAAACCGACGAAATCGAACTGGGTGTCGAATGGCAGTTGTGGAAGGCGCTGGAATTCACCTTCGCCTATTCCTGGATGAAGCGCGCCGAGGCCGATGATCGCCGCACTGGCCGGGCGGAAGGCAATCTGATCCGTACCCAGGTGCAGTGGAACTACTGA
- a CDS encoding carboxylesterase family protein: protein MRRIAIVGLSATLLSTGAAPARSPLIPIPTVQTDAGTVHGAVEAGVMSWKGIPFAAPPVGDLRWRMPQPVQPWQGVRETTAYRNDCMQLPFPSDAAPLGTPPAEDCLYVNVWKPASASTKLPVLFWIYGGGFVNGGSSPPTYSGAALAKQGLMVVSFNYRLGRFGTFAHPALAAADEDKGLTGNYGLMDQVAALQWVKRNIARFGGDPANITIIGESAGGMSVHALLTSPLSQGLFQRAVIMSGGDGQMIGPKDGSAATIGQTFATAKGIKGSDAAALKALRALPADQVVDGLNLAGMFSGQLGAYSPPFPDGTIAVNPAAAYAAGRFAHVPVMVGATGADIGGPTGFMVGGARTVAATLADARLPVYAYRFDYVATSIGQPGAGHASDIPFFFDTQAIKYGAQTSARENEMGRTISAYIVNFARSGNPNGANLPAWPRYDAGEDRIMLFNPDGKATAQKDPLPPVTP from the coding sequence ATGAGGCGGATCGCAATTGTCGGGCTGAGCGCAACCCTGCTAAGCACCGGCGCCGCTCCTGCCCGCTCCCCCCTCATTCCGATCCCTACCGTCCAGACCGACGCCGGCACCGTCCATGGCGCCGTCGAAGCCGGCGTCATGAGCTGGAAGGGCATTCCCTTTGCCGCGCCGCCGGTCGGCGACCTGCGCTGGCGCATGCCGCAGCCGGTCCAGCCCTGGCAGGGCGTGCGGGAGACCACCGCCTATCGCAACGACTGCATGCAGCTTCCCTTCCCCAGCGATGCCGCGCCGCTCGGCACCCCGCCAGCGGAGGACTGCCTCTACGTCAATGTCTGGAAACCGGCCTCGGCAAGCACGAAGCTGCCGGTGCTGTTCTGGATCTATGGCGGCGGCTTCGTGAATGGCGGCTCGTCCCCGCCCACCTATTCGGGCGCCGCACTGGCCAAACAGGGCCTGATGGTGGTCAGCTTCAATTACCGGCTCGGCCGCTTTGGCACCTTCGCCCATCCAGCCCTTGCCGCCGCAGACGAAGACAAGGGCCTCACCGGCAATTACGGCCTGATGGACCAGGTCGCGGCACTGCAATGGGTAAAGCGCAACATCGCCCGCTTCGGCGGCGATCCGGCCAATATCACCATCATCGGCGAAAGCGCGGGTGGCATGTCCGTCCATGCGCTGCTGACCTCCCCCCTGTCGCAGGGCCTGTTCCAGCGTGCGGTCATCATGTCGGGTGGCGACGGGCAGATGATCGGTCCCAAGGATGGCAGTGCCGCGACGATCGGCCAGACCTTCGCCACGGCCAAGGGGATCAAGGGCAGCGATGCCGCCGCGCTCAAGGCGCTGCGCGCCCTGCCCGCCGATCAGGTGGTCGACGGCCTCAATCTGGCAGGCATGTTCAGCGGCCAGTTGGGCGCCTACAGCCCGCCCTTCCCGGACGGGACGATTGCGGTCAATCCTGCCGCTGCCTATGCCGCCGGCCGTTTCGCGCATGTTCCGGTGATGGTGGGCGCCACCGGCGCCGACATTGGCGGGCCGACCGGCTTCATGGTCGGCGGCGCCCGCACCGTCGCCGCGACGCTGGCCGACGCCAGGCTACCGGTCTACGCCTATCGCTTCGACTATGTGGCGACGTCGATCGGCCAGCCGGGCGCCGGCCATGCCAGCGACATCCCCTTCTTCTTCGATACGCAGGCGATCAAATATGGCGCGCAGACCAGCGCGCGCGAAAATGAGATGGGCCGCACGATCAGCGCCTATATCGTCAATTTCGCGCGCAGCGGTAATCCCAATGGCGCCAACCTGCCCGCCTGGCCGCGCTATGATGCGGGTGAGGACCGGATCATGCTCTTCAACCCCGACGGCAAGGCAACGGCACAGAAGGATCCGCTGCCGCCGGTCACCCCCTGA
- the rplL gene encoding 50S ribosomal protein L7/L12, with product MADINALVDQLSALTVLEAAELSKALEEKWGVSAAAAVAVAGPAAGPAAAAVEEQTEFDVILTGDGGKKINVIKEVRAITGLGLTEAKALVEGAPKAVKEGASKDEAEKLKKQLEEAGATVELK from the coding sequence ATGGCAGACATCAACGCTCTGGTCGACCAGCTCTCGGCCCTCACCGTCCTCGAAGCCGCCGAGCTGTCGAAGGCTCTGGAAGAAAAGTGGGGCGTTTCGGCCGCCGCTGCCGTCGCCGTTGCCGGCCCGGCCGCTGGCCCCGCCGCCGCCGCTGTTGAAGAGCAGACCGAGTTCGACGTGATCCTCACCGGCGACGGTGGCAAGAAGATCAACGTCATCAAGGAAGTCCGCGCCATCACCGGCCTGGGCCTGACCGAAGCCAAGGCTCTGGTCGAAGGCGCTCCGAAGGCTGTCAAGGAAGGCGCCAGCAAGGACGAAGCCGAGAAGCTGAAGAAGCAGCTCGAAGAAGCCGGCGCGACCGTCGAGCTGAAGTAA
- the rplJ gene encoding 50S ribosomal protein L10, giving the protein MDRNQKAEVVSALNAELAEVGVVVVTRNLGMTVAQSTVLRQKMREVGASYKVTKNRLARIALDGTAYGSISDLLTGPVGLATSVDPVAAAKVAVEFAKTNDKLEIVGGAMGEVQLDAEGIKALASMPSLDELRAKLIGLIVAPATKLATVTQAPAAQLARVFNAYAEKEAA; this is encoded by the coding sequence ATGGATCGTAATCAGAAAGCTGAGGTCGTTTCCGCGCTGAACGCAGAGCTGGCAGAAGTTGGCGTGGTCGTCGTGACCCGCAACCTCGGCATGACCGTCGCCCAGTCGACCGTCCTGCGCCAGAAGATGCGCGAAGTCGGTGCGTCCTACAAGGTTACGAAGAACCGCCTCGCCCGTATCGCCCTTGACGGCACCGCCTACGGCTCGATCAGCGACCTGCTGACCGGCCCGGTTGGCCTCGCCACCTCGGTCGATCCGGTTGCAGCCGCCAAGGTTGCAGTCGAATTCGCGAAGACCAACGACAAGCTTGAGATCGTTGGCGGCGCGATGGGCGAAGTGCAGCTCGACGCAGAGGGCATCAAGGCCCTGGCGTCGATGCCGTCGCTGGATGAACTGCGTGCAAAGCTGATCGGCCTCATCGTCGCTCCGGCTACCAAGCTCGCAACCGTCACCCAGGCACCGGCAGCGCAGCTCGCGCGGGTCTTCAACGCCTATGCGGAGAAGGAAGCGGCCTGA
- a CDS encoding AraC family transcriptional regulator — protein MSHELLGQQIARHMDGDGIVDTAIPRLTLVRWSQAGEPVHMLQRPALCIIAQGAKQVMMGDAVISYGPASYLVASLDLPITGTVTQAREDAPYLCFCLYLDPALLSDIALTLPASATVEEGRALSLHPITPELLDAATRLTGLLGQPGSTALLAPLVERELLVRLMMGPSGGLLRAIATGDSRTGQIARAIRWLKAHYREPFSGPALADLAGMSLSSFHDHFRRATAMTPLQYQKQLRLQQARQMMLAERIDAAEAGYHVGYDSPSQFSREYRRLFGAPPQRDVGRLRAMPQRALAI, from the coding sequence ATGAGCCATGAACTGCTCGGCCAGCAGATTGCCCGCCACATGGACGGGGATGGCATCGTCGATACGGCCATCCCGCGCCTGACGCTGGTGCGCTGGTCGCAGGCGGGCGAACCGGTCCATATGCTCCAGCGCCCGGCGCTCTGCATCATCGCACAGGGCGCCAAGCAGGTGATGATGGGCGATGCGGTGATATCCTATGGCCCGGCCAGCTATCTGGTCGCCTCGCTCGACCTGCCGATCACCGGCACGGTGACGCAGGCGCGGGAGGATGCGCCCTATCTCTGCTTCTGCCTCTATCTCGACCCGGCCCTGCTGTCCGACATCGCGCTGACGCTGCCGGCCTCCGCAACCGTGGAGGAAGGGCGCGCGCTCTCGCTCCACCCGATCACGCCCGAACTGCTGGATGCGGCGACCCGGTTGACGGGCCTGCTGGGCCAGCCCGGCAGCACTGCCCTGCTGGCGCCGCTCGTCGAGCGGGAATTGCTGGTGCGGTTGATGATGGGGCCGAGCGGCGGGTTGCTGCGCGCGATCGCCACCGGCGACAGCCGCACCGGCCAGATCGCGCGCGCTATCCGCTGGCTCAAGGCCCATTATCGGGAGCCATTCAGCGGTCCGGCGCTGGCCGATCTGGCCGGCATGAGCCTGTCGAGCTTCCACGATCATTTCCGCCGCGCCACCGCCATGACACCGCTGCAATATCAAAAGCAGCTGCGCTTGCAGCAGGCCCGCCAGATGATGCTGGCGGAACGGATCGACGCAGCGGAGGCGGGTTATCATGTCGGCTATGACAGCCCCTCTCAGTTCAGCCGTGAATATCGCCGCCTGTTCGGCGCCCCGCCCCAGCGCGATGTCGGACGGCTGCGCGCCATGCCCCAGCGGGCGCTGGCAATCTGA
- a CDS encoding SDR family oxidoreductase — MAIENKVIAITGASSGIGEGTARLLAARGAKLMLGARRTDRLAALADELNAAGGTVTFRALDVTDRADVEAFIAATEAEYGRIDVLVSNAGLMPLSRFDSLKVEEWDRMIDVNIRGVLHGIAAALPRFKAQGSGHFVNISSIGGYRVWPTCGVYSATKYAVRAISDGLRMEHDDIRVTIVSPGVVESELAHTITEAGAAAAMEDFRAIALTPDAIARAIAYAVEQPADVDVNELIVRPVRTMD; from the coding sequence ATGGCTATCGAGAACAAGGTCATCGCGATCACCGGCGCCAGCAGCGGCATTGGCGAAGGTACGGCGCGGCTGCTGGCGGCGCGCGGCGCGAAGCTGATGCTCGGTGCCCGCCGTACCGACCGGCTGGCGGCGCTTGCCGACGAACTGAACGCCGCCGGCGGCACCGTCACTTTTCGCGCACTGGACGTCACCGATCGCGCCGATGTCGAGGCATTCATCGCCGCGACCGAAGCGGAATATGGCCGCATCGACGTGCTGGTCAGCAATGCCGGCCTGATGCCGCTGTCGCGCTTCGACAGCCTGAAGGTCGAGGAATGGGACCGGATGATCGACGTCAACATCCGGGGCGTGCTGCATGGCATCGCTGCGGCTCTTCCCCGCTTCAAGGCGCAGGGCAGCGGCCATTTCGTCAATATCTCGTCGATCGGCGGCTATCGCGTCTGGCCGACCTGCGGCGTCTATTCGGCGACCAAATATGCGGTGCGCGCCATTTCCGACGGGCTGCGCATGGAGCATGACGATATCCGCGTCACCATCGTGTCGCCCGGCGTGGTCGAATCCGAACTGGCGCACACGATCACCGAAGCGGGCGCCGCCGCCGCGATGGAGGATTTCCGTGCCATCGCCCTGACCCCCGACGCGATCGCCCGCGCCATCGCCTATGCGGTGGAACAGCCCGCCGATGTCGATGTGAACGAGCTGATCGTCCGTCCGGTGCGAACGATGGATTGA
- a CDS encoding LytTR family DNA-binding domain-containing protein: MTIRTILVDDESLAIQGLKLRLQAHEDVEIIETCTNGREAIRAIKTHKPDLVFLDIQMPGFDGFSVVQGMMEVEPPLFIFVTAYSDHAIRAFEAQAVDYLMKPVDEGRLADALDRVRLRLSDKKQVQEAEKLREVLAEVAPQAMSDFSAAGDEDAPASNRFEKLINIKDRGQIFRVDVDSIERIDAAGDYMCIYTADNSLILRETMKDLEKRLDPRNFQRVHRSTIVNLSQVRQVKPHTNGECFLVLESGAQVKVSRSYRDVVARFVH; the protein is encoded by the coding sequence ATGACCATCAGAACAATCCTCGTCGACGACGAAAGCCTGGCTATCCAGGGTCTTAAGCTTCGTCTGCAAGCGCATGAGGATGTCGAAATCATCGAGACATGCACCAATGGCCGCGAAGCCATCCGTGCCATCAAGACGCACAAGCCCGACCTCGTGTTCCTCGACATCCAGATGCCCGGCTTTGACGGCTTTTCCGTCGTCCAGGGCATGATGGAGGTCGAACCGCCGCTGTTCATCTTCGTGACCGCTTATAGCGACCACGCGATCCGCGCCTTCGAGGCACAGGCGGTCGACTATCTGATGAAGCCCGTCGATGAAGGCCGCCTGGCCGACGCGCTCGACCGGGTGCGGCTGCGCCTGTCGGACAAGAAGCAGGTGCAGGAGGCGGAAAAGCTGCGCGAAGTGCTGGCCGAGGTCGCGCCCCAGGCGATGAGCGACTTTTCGGCCGCCGGGGATGAGGATGCGCCGGCATCCAACCGCTTCGAAAAGCTCATCAACATAAAGGATCGCGGGCAGATTTTCCGGGTCGACGTGGATTCGATCGAGCGGATCGACGCGGCGGGCGACTATATGTGCATCTATACCGCCGACAATAGCCTGATCCTGCGCGAGACGATGAAGGATCTGGAAAAGCGGCTCGACCCGCGCAATTTCCAGCGCGTCCATCGCTCGACCATCGTCAACCTGAGCCAGGTGCGCCAGGTCAAGCCCCATACCAACGGCGAATGCTTCCTGGTGCTGGAATCCGGCGCCCAGGTAAAGGTCAGCCGTTCCTACCGCGACGTCGTCGCGCGTTTCGTCCACTGA